One genomic window of Salvia miltiorrhiza cultivar Shanhuang (shh) chromosome 4, IMPLAD_Smil_shh, whole genome shotgun sequence includes the following:
- the LOC131019930 gene encoding uncharacterized protein LOC131019930, with protein MIVRISVLILSISCTLDRGTTVALDFRREAPRVWMATPESTAAWTSALLAPRDSAASAHTLVTSAAAEDSTLAMSWHGMPCWNGEPSSLPVVLLILAMAAASCVRERAACSWAVWSRLSSFLLSFLHPNRLLRNWPLGHVLRCCESICLLRILLVWKFWIWTGIWWCCYLYVVVLLQ; from the exons ATGATTGTGCGTATCTCAGTGCTTATCTTGAGCATTTCTTGCACTCTCGATAGGGGGACGACCGTCGCCCTCGACTTCAGAAGGGAAGCTCCTC GGGTCTGGATGGCCACCCCGGAGTCGACAGCGGCTTGGACCTCAGCCCTGTTGGCGCCCAGGGACTCTGCTGCCTCGGCACACACGTTGGTGACCAGCGCTGCAGCAGAGGACAGCACGTTGGCCATGTCCTGGCACGGCATGCCTTGCTGGAATGGGGAGCCCTCTTCCTTGCCCGTGGTGCTGCTGATCCTGGCAATGGCTGCAGCTAGCTGCGTGAGGGAGAGGGCCGCGTGCAGCTGGGCTGTTTGGAGCCGTCTCTCCTCTTTCTTGCTCTCGTTCCTCCACCCGAATAGGCTGCTCAGGAACTGGCCCCTCGGCCATGTTCTTCGTTGCTGTGAGTCCATCTGTTTGTTGAGAATTTTGTTAGTTTGGAAGTTTTGGATTTGGACTGGAATTTGGTGGTGTTGTTACCTTTATGTTGTTGTCCTGCTTCAGTGA
- the LOC131019932 gene encoding uncharacterized protein LOC131019932 isoform X2, which produces MIDGDGIEEKQSPAFATQGDRESDGGDDLSHYSSCGGESEFERYCSASSAMGTPSFRGSSLYDSDFGSLKSFKLGGEISDFNKILGAERVLSGYRESECGSGGNESCRDQKDNGALSLNGGFEGFFVGGVDLRGNFDADGDWGNGVVTESEMKGIADGNVRIAREFVETGKERRFRGSVEKASDSGERLEIDGGEDKNLSDEGEASSRCEHSEGEDSMFGCGSDDERKIDLYYGKNAPFHVEESGLKENRLIMNSAVAFGSDDWDDFVHESSENTIDSMVWGEFQAESKTVGPSGSPATCSQVESGDRSSEVKVNAQSTVSANLMKLDARCEDAKQVLASRNQVSDIDELDEYLGSVASVNDIFQTKKDPLEKAPANEEFITESEMENRNVPTSEAISMHHDIASKRRNLEDENIEVDPVSDSVSNQNDLVAAKGKEEKETRLSEDSSSFAFPLVADTRGSAAAKNNLSSAFDPIEDHFVPAKTRDFELNEFYDEFVNDMEDILLDSAESPVSRLAYSTRINQPQFRRPSRDGGSSASTSGADYANNWIHQPLKIDRVEVVGARQRKGDVSFSERLVGVQKYTVYNMKVWSGEDQWEVERRYRDFYTLYHRLKKLFADNGWTLPPCWSPVERESRKLFGNASPDVIAERSVLIQECLQSIIHHRFPSSSLNALTSFLSPTETVPSSPVSDAGLSQSPLANRGTQANDFSTLGKTISLVVQIRPLKSMKRMLDEQHYRCAGCHRNFDDGRTRMQELVQALGWGKPRLCEYSGQLFCSSCHANDTAVLPARVLHHWDFTRYPVSQLAKSFLDSIHDQPMLCASAVNPFLFSKVPTLQHVANVRNRIRAVLPYVRCQYRRSIYKGLGSRRYLLDSNDFFALKDLIDLSKGVFSALPVMVETVSRKIQEHITDQCLICYDVGVPCGARQDCQDPVALIFPFQAREVEKCRTCDLVFHKNCFKKLASCPCGARFKKEEMKISSNEIIHSVDSSLISPARVVEPSSGILAGLFSKVMPARSQIPRKREAEGISNVIPMGSLPSTSL; this is translated from the exons ATGATAGACGGCGATGGGATTGAGGAGAAACAATCCCCTGCGTTCGCCACTCAGGGCGATCGGGAATCGGACGGCGGCGATGACTTGTCTCACTACTCATCTTGCGGTGGCGAATCGGAGTTCGAGAGATACTGCAGTGCCAGCTCCGCAATGGGCACCCCTAGTTTCCGAGGTAGCTCGTTGTATGATTCTGATTTCGGTTCGTTGAAAAGCTTCAAACTTGGTGGTGAAATTTCTGATTTTAATAAGATTCTGGGGGCTGAGAGGGTGTTATCGGGTTATCGCGAATCGGAGTGTGGGAGTGGGGGAAATGAGTCGTGTCGTGATCAAAAGGATAACGGCGCGTTGAGTTTGAATGGGGGATTTGAGGGTTTTTTCGTTGGTGGTGTGGATTTGAGGGGGAATTTTGATGCGGATGGTGATTGGGGGAATGGGGTTGTGACTGAGAGTGAGATGAAAGGGATTGCTGATGGAAATGTGCGAATTGCCCGTGAATTTGTTGAGACCGGAAAGGAGAGAAGGTTTCGTGGGAGCGTTGAGAAGGCTAGTGATAGTGGCGAAAGGTTGGAAATTGATGGGGGTGAGGATAAGAATTTATCGGATGAAGGTGAAGCTTCATCGAGGTGTGAACACTCGGAGGGTGAGGATTCCATGTTTGGATGTGGTAGTGATGATGAGAGGAAGATTGATTTGTATTACGGGAAGAATGCACCTTTTCATGTTGAGGAAAGTGGGCTGAAGGAAAATCGGTTGATCATGAATTCTGCAGTGGCTTTTGGTTCTGATGATTGGGATGATTTTGTTCACGAAAGCAGTGAAAATACTATCGATTCCATGGTTTGGGGTGAATTTCAGGCTGAAAGCAAGACTGTTGGACCAAGTG GTAGTCCTGCAACATGCAGTCAAGTTGAATCTGGTGATAGGTCATCCGAGGTTAAAGTGAATGCTCAATCCACTGTTTCAGCGAATCTTATGAAACTTGATGCTCGATGTGAAGATGCAAAACAAGTGCTTGCTTCACGAAATCAAGTGAGTGACATTGATGAATTGGATGAATATCTTGGAAGTGTTGCTTCTGTTAACGATATATTTCAAACAAAGAAAGACCCACTGGAAAAGGCCCCAGCAAACGAGGAGTTCATAACTGAATCAGAAATGGAAAACCGAAATGTGCCTACAAGTGAAGCCATCTCTATGCATCATGATATTGCATCAAAAAGAAGGAATCTAGAGGATGAAAACATAGAGGTGGACCCTGTTTCTGATTCTGTGTCTAATCAAAATGATCTGGTGGCAGCGAAAGGTAAGGAAGAGAAGGAGACCAGATTATCTGAAGACAGCAGTTCATTTGCATTTCCATTGGTGGCTGATACGAGAGGGAGTGCCGCAGCTAAGAATAACTTGTCTTCTGCATTTGACCCAATTGAAGATCATTTTGTTCCAGCTAAG ACAAGGGATTTCGAGTTAAATGAATTCTATGATGAATTTGTTAATGATATGGAAGATATACTACTTGATTCAGCTGAGTCTCCTGTATCTAGGTTAGCCTATAGCACTAGGATAAATCAGCCACAATTTCGTAGGCCTTCAAGGGATGGTGGCTCTAGTGCTTCTACATCTGGTGCAGATTATGCTAATAATTGGATTCATCAACCACTTAAAATTGATAGGGTTGAGGTAGTGGGTGCAAGGCAAAGAAAGGGGGATGTGTCATTCAGTGAACGGTTGGTTGGGGTCCAGAAATACACAGTATATAATATGAAAGTGTGGAGTGGGGAAGACCAATGGGAGGTAGAACGTCGTTATCGCGATTTTTACACACTCTATCATCGGCTGAAGAAACTATTTGCTGACAATGGATGGACTCTTCCTCCGTGCTGGTCTCCCGTTGAAAGAGAATCCCGAAAACTCTTTGGTAATGCTTCTCCAGATGTCATTGCAGAGAGGAGTGTTCTTATCCAGGAATGTTTACAGTCCATTATCCACCATAGATTTCCCTCCAGTTCTCTCAACGCTCTCACTAGTTTTCTTTCCCCAACAGAGACGGTGCCTAGTTCTCCTGTATCTGATGCTGGCCTGTCTCAATCACCTCTAGCAAACAGAGGCACACAGGCAAATGATTTTTCCACCTTGGGAAAAACCATCTCACTTGTTGTTCAAATACGCCCTTTGAAATCAATGAAACGGATGCTAGATGAGCAACACTACAGGTGTGCAGGATGCCACAGAAACTTTGATGATGGAAGAACAAGGATGCAGGAACTTGTACAGGCACTTGGCTGGGGTAAACCTCGTCTTTGTGAATACAGTGGCCAGTTATTCTGCTCTTCATGCCATGCCAATGATACTGCTGTATTGCCTGCCAGAGTTCTTCATCATTGGGATTTTACTCGATACCCTGTATCTCAGCTGGCTAAATCATTTCTGGATTCTATTCATGACCAG CCAATGCTATGTGCCAGTGCTGTGAATCCCTTCCTATTTTCTAAAGTTCCGACATTGCAGCATGTGGCAAATGTCCGAAATAGAATAAGAGCGGTGTTGCCATATGTTCGCTGCCAGTACCGTAGATCCATCTATAAAGGTCTTGGATCTCGGAGATATCTTCTTGACAGCAATGATTTCTTCGCTCTAAAAGACCTCATTGATCTGTCCAAAGGAGTTTTCTCAG CATTACCAGTGATGGTTGAAACTGTCTCTCGAAAAATTCAGGAACATATAACCGATCAGTGCCTTATATGCTATGATGTTGGGGTTCCTTGCGGTGCTCGTCAGGACTGTCAAGATCCAGTTGCTCTCATTTTCCCTTTCCAAGCAA GAGAGGTAGAAAAGTGTAGAACATGTGATCTGGTTTTCCACAAGAATTGCTTCAAGAAACTAGCTAGTTGTCCCTGTGGCGCACGTTTCAAGAAAGAGGAGATGAAGATAAGTTCTAATGAGATTATCCACAGTGTGGATAGCAGTTTGATTTCACCGGCCAGAGTGGTTGAACCTAGTTCTGGAATTCTTGCTGGCCTGTTCTCTAAAGTAATGCCAGCAAGGTCTCAAATCCCCAGAAAACGAGAGGCAGAAGGCATCAGTAATGTTATCCCGATGGGTTCGTTACCCAGCACCTCCCTCTGA
- the LOC131023300 gene encoding putative late blight resistance protein homolog R1A-10, with the protein MSTQQNLDATISDAASKAKKALTEFLHPQKYTLEFFRSMNISLLDFLLDLFPYALFVVLIRLVVLYLQTSSQKMKYILGHLCLIFASNVATVVVVLVVLTAQYNSGAPKKQDLPHAIDDFGMVVTDLMKIKEAYGNTSDLPPPAASSREDLGDTGKDVLVGLDSAVDKIRERLLEASSERQLLSIVGMGGIGKTTLAIQVFKDGAILAHFDVRAWVTVSQEYSLRHFILCLLDSAQMLTQEKRQDINEQVLGMYLHQHLMYRRYLIIIDDVWDTQICCLDPSSRVYQMPCLNDKTSWKLLCTKVCPTELESIGREIAKSCKGLPLAVVVIGGLLCKDIQIKVWRDVAETFKNQQSLDFNEQCLRILGLSYNHLPHHLRPCLLYIVVFLGDCEIPISRLINLWVAEGFLELHASKTLEDVAEGYLKDLIARNLVSICKKSCNGKIRTCNIHDLLRDVCVQNAHNENFLRVVDSTGERPDESPRRISIHLDALQANSTHDLMKSYSYVRSIVCMAGKPIDNPLVAYLSFVYLRVLDVLDVCFRKFPHQIIRLVRLRYLALYYDGPLPASISKLHNLETLVHHHSSFHSYPLLSWVIWNMPKLRHLYVKPGCYFINPYRLSSSVSFLLDLQTLVGVRNFKWTKGIIERIPNLKKLGISYRVSSSVDWSTYQLETLVYLRRLESLKIIIKCD; encoded by the exons ATGTCAACCCAACAAAATCTGGATGCAACCATCAGTGATGCTGCTTCTAAGGCAAAAAAAGCTCTTACTGAATTCCTTCATCCTCAAAAATATACTCTGGAGTTTTTCAGATCCATGAATATCTCGTTGCTTGACTTCTTATTGGATCTTTTTCCCTATGCTCTCTTCGTCGTGCTTATTAGACTTGTTGTATTGTATCTGCAGACTTCCTCACAGAAGATGAAATATATTCTAGGGCATTTGTGTCTTATCTTTGCATCTAACGTTGCGACTGTTGTAGTTGTACTTGTAGTTTTAACAGCCCAATATAATTCTGGTGCGCCAAAAAAGCAAGACTTGCCTCATGCAATAGATGATTTCGGAATGGTCGTGACAGATTTGATGAAGATTAAGGAGGCATATGGAAACACGAGCGACTTGCCTCCTCCTGCTGCATCGTCTAGAGAGGATTTGGGAGACACTGGCAAAGATGTCTTAGTGGGACTTGATAGTGCCGTGGATAAGATTAGGGAACGTTTACTTGAGGCTTCCTCCGAACGCCAACTCCTTTCCATTGTGGGAATGGGAGGCATTGGTAAAACTACTCTTGCTATCCAAGTTTTCAAAGATGGAGCTATTCTTGCCCACTTTGATGTCCGCGCTTGGGTTACAGTTTCTCAAGAGTATTCTCTTCGCCATTTCATCCTATGCCTTCTAGATTCTGCACAGATGCTCACCCAAGAAAAGCGCCAAGACATTAATGAACAAGTATTGGGTATGTATCTCCACCAACATCTTATGTACAGGAGATATCTCATCATAATAGATGATGTGTGGGACACACAGATTTG TTGTCTGGACCCTAGTAGTCGTGTTTATCAAATGCCTTGCCTCAATGATAAAACCAGTTGGAAACTGCTCTGTACAAAGGTTTGTCCAACAGAATTGGAATCCATTGGAAGGGAGATTGCTAAGAGCTGTAAAGGACTTCCTCTTGCAGTTGTTGTAATCGGAGGTCTTCTCTGTAAGGACATTCAAATCAAAGTCTGGAGGGATGTAGCAGAAACATTTAAAAACCAACAATCTTTGGATTTCAACGAGCAGTGTTTAAGGATACTAGGTTTGAGCTATAACCACTTGCCTCACCATTTGAGACCGTGCCTATTATATATTGTGGTTTTCTTGGGTGATTGTGAGATCCCTATCTCGAGACTTATCAACCTATGGGTTGCAGAGGGATTCTTGGAACTACATGCATCTAAAACATTGGAAGATGTGGCTGAGGGCTATCTAAAAGATCTCATTGCCCGAAACCTGGTTTCGATTTGCAAGAAGAGTTGTAATGGCAAGATCAGGACATGCAACATACATGATCTACTACGGGATGTTTGTGTCCAAAATGCTCATAACGAAAATTTCCTTCGTGTTGTGGACTCAACCGGAGAAAGGCCTGACGAGTCTCCGCGCAGAATAAGCATTCATCTTGATGCTCTTCAAGCTAATTCAACACATGACTTGATGAAATCTTATAGCTATGTTCGTTCTATCGTCTGCATGGCTGGTAAGCCTATTGACAACCCATTGGTTGCCTACTTAAGTTTTGTATATCTTCGAGTACTAGATGTACTTGACGTTTGCTTTCGTAAGTTTCCTCATCAAATTATTAGACTTGTTCGTCTAAGATATCTTGCTTTGTACTATGATGGTCCACTCCCTGCATCCATATCAAAACTCCATAATCTTGAGACACTTGTCCATCATCATTCTTCATTTCACAGCTACCCCTTACTTTCTTGGGTGATATGGAATATGCCAAAATTAAGGCATCTCTATGTGAAGCCTGGTTGCTACTTTATCAATCCTTACCGGCTGTCCTCGAGTGTTTCATTTCTCCTGGACTTGCAAACGCTTGTGGGAGTCCGAAACTTCAAATGGACCAAAGGCATCATCGAAAGAATTCCCAATCTGAAGAAACTGGGAATTTCATATCGTGTCTCCTCTTCTGTAGATTGGTCAACATACCAGCTCGAAACTCTAGTCTATCTACGCCGACTTGAGTCTTTGAAGATCATTATCAAGTGTGATTGA
- the LOC131019932 gene encoding uncharacterized protein LOC131019932 isoform X1, translated as MIDGDGIEEKQSPAFATQGDRESDGGDDLSHYSSCGGESEFERYCSASSAMGTPSFRGSSLYDSDFGSLKSFKLGGEISDFNKILGAERVLSGYRESECGSGGNESCRDQKDNGALSLNGGFEGFFVGGVDLRGNFDADGDWGNGVVTESEMKGIADGNVRIAREFVETGKERRFRGSVEKASDSGERLEIDGGEDKNLSDEGEASSRCEHSEGEDSMFGCGSDDERKIDLYYGKNAPFHVEESGLKENRLIMNSAVAFGSDDWDDFVHESSENTIDSMVWGEFQAESKTVGPSGTVSSSFSAGSEVTYPNMILTVRQDNVTGSPATCSQVESGDRSSEVKVNAQSTVSANLMKLDARCEDAKQVLASRNQVSDIDELDEYLGSVASVNDIFQTKKDPLEKAPANEEFITESEMENRNVPTSEAISMHHDIASKRRNLEDENIEVDPVSDSVSNQNDLVAAKGKEEKETRLSEDSSSFAFPLVADTRGSAAAKNNLSSAFDPIEDHFVPAKTRDFELNEFYDEFVNDMEDILLDSAESPVSRLAYSTRINQPQFRRPSRDGGSSASTSGADYANNWIHQPLKIDRVEVVGARQRKGDVSFSERLVGVQKYTVYNMKVWSGEDQWEVERRYRDFYTLYHRLKKLFADNGWTLPPCWSPVERESRKLFGNASPDVIAERSVLIQECLQSIIHHRFPSSSLNALTSFLSPTETVPSSPVSDAGLSQSPLANRGTQANDFSTLGKTISLVVQIRPLKSMKRMLDEQHYRCAGCHRNFDDGRTRMQELVQALGWGKPRLCEYSGQLFCSSCHANDTAVLPARVLHHWDFTRYPVSQLAKSFLDSIHDQPMLCASAVNPFLFSKVPTLQHVANVRNRIRAVLPYVRCQYRRSIYKGLGSRRYLLDSNDFFALKDLIDLSKGVFSALPVMVETVSRKIQEHITDQCLICYDVGVPCGARQDCQDPVALIFPFQAREVEKCRTCDLVFHKNCFKKLASCPCGARFKKEEMKISSNEIIHSVDSSLISPARVVEPSSGILAGLFSKVMPARSQIPRKREAEGISNVIPMGSLPSTSL; from the exons ATGATAGACGGCGATGGGATTGAGGAGAAACAATCCCCTGCGTTCGCCACTCAGGGCGATCGGGAATCGGACGGCGGCGATGACTTGTCTCACTACTCATCTTGCGGTGGCGAATCGGAGTTCGAGAGATACTGCAGTGCCAGCTCCGCAATGGGCACCCCTAGTTTCCGAGGTAGCTCGTTGTATGATTCTGATTTCGGTTCGTTGAAAAGCTTCAAACTTGGTGGTGAAATTTCTGATTTTAATAAGATTCTGGGGGCTGAGAGGGTGTTATCGGGTTATCGCGAATCGGAGTGTGGGAGTGGGGGAAATGAGTCGTGTCGTGATCAAAAGGATAACGGCGCGTTGAGTTTGAATGGGGGATTTGAGGGTTTTTTCGTTGGTGGTGTGGATTTGAGGGGGAATTTTGATGCGGATGGTGATTGGGGGAATGGGGTTGTGACTGAGAGTGAGATGAAAGGGATTGCTGATGGAAATGTGCGAATTGCCCGTGAATTTGTTGAGACCGGAAAGGAGAGAAGGTTTCGTGGGAGCGTTGAGAAGGCTAGTGATAGTGGCGAAAGGTTGGAAATTGATGGGGGTGAGGATAAGAATTTATCGGATGAAGGTGAAGCTTCATCGAGGTGTGAACACTCGGAGGGTGAGGATTCCATGTTTGGATGTGGTAGTGATGATGAGAGGAAGATTGATTTGTATTACGGGAAGAATGCACCTTTTCATGTTGAGGAAAGTGGGCTGAAGGAAAATCGGTTGATCATGAATTCTGCAGTGGCTTTTGGTTCTGATGATTGGGATGATTTTGTTCACGAAAGCAGTGAAAATACTATCGATTCCATGGTTTGGGGTGAATTTCAGGCTGAAAGCAAGACTGTTGGACCAAGTGGTACTGTCTCTTCAAGTTTTTCTGCTGGCAGTGAGGTTACTTATCCTAATATGATTCTCACTGTAAGGCAGGACAATGTTACAGGTAGTCCTGCAACATGCAGTCAAGTTGAATCTGGTGATAGGTCATCCGAGGTTAAAGTGAATGCTCAATCCACTGTTTCAGCGAATCTTATGAAACTTGATGCTCGATGTGAAGATGCAAAACAAGTGCTTGCTTCACGAAATCAAGTGAGTGACATTGATGAATTGGATGAATATCTTGGAAGTGTTGCTTCTGTTAACGATATATTTCAAACAAAGAAAGACCCACTGGAAAAGGCCCCAGCAAACGAGGAGTTCATAACTGAATCAGAAATGGAAAACCGAAATGTGCCTACAAGTGAAGCCATCTCTATGCATCATGATATTGCATCAAAAAGAAGGAATCTAGAGGATGAAAACATAGAGGTGGACCCTGTTTCTGATTCTGTGTCTAATCAAAATGATCTGGTGGCAGCGAAAGGTAAGGAAGAGAAGGAGACCAGATTATCTGAAGACAGCAGTTCATTTGCATTTCCATTGGTGGCTGATACGAGAGGGAGTGCCGCAGCTAAGAATAACTTGTCTTCTGCATTTGACCCAATTGAAGATCATTTTGTTCCAGCTAAG ACAAGGGATTTCGAGTTAAATGAATTCTATGATGAATTTGTTAATGATATGGAAGATATACTACTTGATTCAGCTGAGTCTCCTGTATCTAGGTTAGCCTATAGCACTAGGATAAATCAGCCACAATTTCGTAGGCCTTCAAGGGATGGTGGCTCTAGTGCTTCTACATCTGGTGCAGATTATGCTAATAATTGGATTCATCAACCACTTAAAATTGATAGGGTTGAGGTAGTGGGTGCAAGGCAAAGAAAGGGGGATGTGTCATTCAGTGAACGGTTGGTTGGGGTCCAGAAATACACAGTATATAATATGAAAGTGTGGAGTGGGGAAGACCAATGGGAGGTAGAACGTCGTTATCGCGATTTTTACACACTCTATCATCGGCTGAAGAAACTATTTGCTGACAATGGATGGACTCTTCCTCCGTGCTGGTCTCCCGTTGAAAGAGAATCCCGAAAACTCTTTGGTAATGCTTCTCCAGATGTCATTGCAGAGAGGAGTGTTCTTATCCAGGAATGTTTACAGTCCATTATCCACCATAGATTTCCCTCCAGTTCTCTCAACGCTCTCACTAGTTTTCTTTCCCCAACAGAGACGGTGCCTAGTTCTCCTGTATCTGATGCTGGCCTGTCTCAATCACCTCTAGCAAACAGAGGCACACAGGCAAATGATTTTTCCACCTTGGGAAAAACCATCTCACTTGTTGTTCAAATACGCCCTTTGAAATCAATGAAACGGATGCTAGATGAGCAACACTACAGGTGTGCAGGATGCCACAGAAACTTTGATGATGGAAGAACAAGGATGCAGGAACTTGTACAGGCACTTGGCTGGGGTAAACCTCGTCTTTGTGAATACAGTGGCCAGTTATTCTGCTCTTCATGCCATGCCAATGATACTGCTGTATTGCCTGCCAGAGTTCTTCATCATTGGGATTTTACTCGATACCCTGTATCTCAGCTGGCTAAATCATTTCTGGATTCTATTCATGACCAG CCAATGCTATGTGCCAGTGCTGTGAATCCCTTCCTATTTTCTAAAGTTCCGACATTGCAGCATGTGGCAAATGTCCGAAATAGAATAAGAGCGGTGTTGCCATATGTTCGCTGCCAGTACCGTAGATCCATCTATAAAGGTCTTGGATCTCGGAGATATCTTCTTGACAGCAATGATTTCTTCGCTCTAAAAGACCTCATTGATCTGTCCAAAGGAGTTTTCTCAG CATTACCAGTGATGGTTGAAACTGTCTCTCGAAAAATTCAGGAACATATAACCGATCAGTGCCTTATATGCTATGATGTTGGGGTTCCTTGCGGTGCTCGTCAGGACTGTCAAGATCCAGTTGCTCTCATTTTCCCTTTCCAAGCAA GAGAGGTAGAAAAGTGTAGAACATGTGATCTGGTTTTCCACAAGAATTGCTTCAAGAAACTAGCTAGTTGTCCCTGTGGCGCACGTTTCAAGAAAGAGGAGATGAAGATAAGTTCTAATGAGATTATCCACAGTGTGGATAGCAGTTTGATTTCACCGGCCAGAGTGGTTGAACCTAGTTCTGGAATTCTTGCTGGCCTGTTCTCTAAAGTAATGCCAGCAAGGTCTCAAATCCCCAGAAAACGAGAGGCAGAAGGCATCAGTAATGTTATCCCGATGGGTTCGTTACCCAGCACCTCCCTCTGA
- the LOC131023299 gene encoding uncharacterized protein LOC131023299 — protein MKRSLEATYRERHRLALREEVPLLRKEALRIDERRSCMMKYWVMAATSNPEFVMARSVVCTTSALLCLIALITLPIAYVFVWKRHEGPSVYKASVEWILYTQTVGVAVATIAPVSRWFVVVSFKYSNMNRLRDEMKMEKYWVQTLVDLRESFSGLQIGQVKCLHDLKWFVITFCIGIQILIVLLSKLFVFLSALLMTPCFYFCEQLYSIESDNDKGLNLSRYVLLLQGEAELPRTAVKNICSEADRIIQTGKGKQPKSLINLVSKSVDLKGLGLFDSNQVPSLHSQEPPNCWSLPVVTLTSIALAIPHAAEKKKEGLLNSVREGLSLAKLVEKTLVKDERRVINIREATDMCWVGVVLYMKWLDIDLKRMSLDCRNSKEMLRELSEKAERIVAEYLERPFVEDPLDWPARVIAANSMYRISRSVVLCVDDDDDDEGVLEKLCVMIADIMAACFTNLPNVITVMCQGSAIEKREKSVEKAFVLLGKTEEIVEAVQRLEWPPMDHEKAAEIEEWQAWFRQTEKVVENLVSVSVSTTDETQHLVIQVDTPFIL, from the coding sequence ATGAAGCGGAGCCTCGAGGCCACGTATCGCGAGAGGCATAGGCTGGCTTTGAGGGAGGAGGTGCCGCTGCTGCGGAAGGAGGCTTTGCGAATCGATGAGAGGAGAAGCTGTATGATGAAGTATTGGGTTATGGCAGCGACTTCCAATCCTGAGTTCGTGATGGCTCGTTCCGTCGTCTGCACGACGTCGGCTTTGCTCTGCTTGATCGCTCTCATCACTCTGCCGATTGCTTATGTCTTCGTCTGGAAGAGGCACGAAGGGCCGTCTGTGTATAAAGCTTCCGTTGAGTGGATTCTGTATACGCAGACTGTGGGCGTTGCGGTCGCCACGATAGCCCCCGTGTCGAGATGGTTTGTTGTTGTCAGCTTCAAGTACTCAAATATGAACAGATTGAGAGATGAGATGAAGATGGAGAAGTATTGGGTGCAGACTCTGGTCGATCTGAGAGAGAGCTTCTCAGGTTTGCAGATAGGGCAAGTCAAGTGCTTACATGATTTAAAATGGTTTGTTATTACTTTCTGCATTGGGATTCAGATCTTGATTGTTCTTCTCAGCAAACTCTTTGTTTTCCTCTCTGCATTGCTCATGACTCCATGCTTTTATTTCTGCGAGCAACTTTACTCAATTGAATCCGACAACGACAAAGGTCTAAATCTGAGCCGTTACGTGCTTCTGCTCCAAGGGGAGGCAGAGCTGCCGAGAACTGCCGTGAAGAATATATGCAGCGAGGCAGACAGAATAATTCAGACTGGTAAAGGGAAGCAGCCAAAGAGCCTTATAAATCTTGTATCCAAATCTGTGGACTTGAAGGGGCTAGGGCTATTTGATAGCAACCAAGTTCCAAGCCTACATTCTCAAGAGCCTCCAAATTGTTGGTCGTTGCCAGTTGTGACATTGACAAGCATTGCTCTCGCGATTCCTCACGCTgcggagaagaagaaggaagggTTGTTGAACAGCGTGAGAGAAGGGCTTTCTCTAGCTAAGCTGGTGGAGAAAACTCTCGTGAAGGATGAGCGACGTGTCATCAACATCAGAGAAGCTACGGATATGTGTTGGGTGGGAGTCGTGCTGTATATGAAATGGTTGGATATTGATCTCAAGAGAATGTCTCTTGACTGCAGGAACTCGAAGGAGATGCTGCGAGAGCTCTCGGAGAAGGCTGAAAGGATCGTGGCGGAGTATTTGGAGAGACCGTTTGTAGAAGATCCTCTCGACTGGCCGGCTAGAGTTATTGCTGCGAATTCAATGTACAGAATCAGTCGAAGTGTTGTGCTGTGTGTGGATGATGATGACGACGACGAAGGGGTGTTGGAGAAATTGTGTGTGATGATTGCAGATATAATGGCGGCGTGTTTCACGAATTTGCCTAATGTTATAACCGTGATGTGTCAAGGTAGCGCGATAGAGAAAAGGGAGAAGAGTGTTGAAAAAGCGTTTGTGCTTCTAGGCAAAACGGAAGAGATTGTTGAAGCTGTGCAGCGGCTGGAATGGCCGCCCATGGATCATGAGAAAGCAGCAGAGATAGAAGAATGGCAGGCTTGGTTTCGACAAACTGAAAAAGTTGTGGAGAATTTGGTTTCGGTTTCGGTTTCGACTACTGATGAGACACAACATTTAGTTATACAAGTAGATACTCCCTTCATCCTATAA